One part of the Glycine soja cultivar W05 chromosome 11, ASM419377v2, whole genome shotgun sequence genome encodes these proteins:
- the LOC114377136 gene encoding probable aspartyl protease At4g16563 — MALPLFLLCFMLCISLTHQTIMLPLTHSISKTHFNSTHQLLKSTSTRSASRFHRQTHHNSVVSLPLSSGSDYTLSFNLGSHPSQSITLYMDTGSDLVWFPCAPFECILCEGKFNATKPLNITRSHRVSCQSPACSTAHSSVSSHDLCAIARCPLDNIETSDCSSATCPPFYYAYGDGSFIAHLHRDTLSMSQLFLKNFTFGCAHTALAEPTGVAGFGRGLLSLPAQLATLSPNLGNRFSYCLVSHSFDKERVRKPSPLILGHYDDYSSERVEFVYTSMLRNPKHSYFYCVGLTGISVGKRTILAPEMLRRVDRRGDGGVVVDSGTTFTMLPASLYNSVVAEFDRRVGRVHKRASEVEEKTGLGPCYFLEGLVEVPTVTWHFLGNNSNVMLPRMNYFYEFLDGEDEARRKVGCLMLMNGGDDTELSGGPGAILGNYQQQGFEVVYDLENQRVGFAKRQCASLWDSLNRDKN, encoded by the coding sequence ATGGCTCTTCCCCTGTTCCTCCTCTGCTTCATGCTCTGCATTTCACTCACACACCAAACGATTATGTTACCCCTAACACACTCAATTTCGAAAACCCATTTCAACAGTACCCACCAGCTTCTCAAATCTACCTCCACTCGCTCAGCCTCACGCTTCCACCGCCAAACTCATCATAACTCCGTAGTCTCTCTCCCACTTTCTTCAGGAAGCGACTACACCCTTTCCTTCAACTTAGGCTCACACCCTTCTCAATCCATAACCCTTTACATGGACACAGGCAGCGACCTCGTGTGGTTCCCATGCGCTCCCTTCGAATGCATTCTCTGCGAAGGCAAATTCAACGCCACGAAGCCTCTTAACATCACGCGCTCCCACCGCGTCTCGTGCCAGTCCCCTGCATGTTCCACAGCACACTCCTCCGTCTCCTCCCACGACCTCTGCGCAATCGCACGTTGTCCTTTGGACAACATTGAAACCTCCGATTGCTCTTCTGCCACGTGTCCTCCCTTCTACTATGCTTACGGCGACGGAAGCTTCATCGCGCACCTCCACCGCGATACACTCTCCATGTCTCAGCTTTTTCTTAAGAACTTCACCTTCGGCTGCGCCCACACTGCGCTCGCCGAACCCACCGGCGTCGCAGGTTTCGGTCGGGGATTACTGTCCCTCCCTGCGCAACTTGCGACCTTATCTCCGAACCTCGGTAACCGTTTCTCTTATTGCTTGGTCTCTCACTCTTTCGACAAAGAACGAGTTCGCAAACCGAGTCCACTCATTCTCGGCCACTACGATGATTATTCCAGCGAGCGTGTTGAGTTTGTTTACACCTCCATGCTTCGGAATCCGAAGCATTCTTATTTCTACTGCGTCGGACTCACCGGAATCTCTGTAGGGAAGAGGACTATTCTGGCCCCGGAAATGCTACGGAGGGTGGACCGCAGAGGGGACGGAGGCGTGGTTGTTGACAGCGGAACCACTTTCACGATGCTGCCGGCGAGTTTGTATAACTCGGTTGTTGCTGAGTTCGACCGGCGAGTCGGGCGAGTTCACAAGCGCGCGAGTGAGGTGGAGGAAAAAACTGGCCTCGGGCCGTGTTATTTTTTGGAGGGGTTGGTGGAGGTGCCCACGGTGACGTGGCATTTTCTGGGGAATAATTCCAATGTGATGCTGCCTAGGATGAATTATTTTTACGAGTTCTTGGACGGTGAGGATGAGGCTAGGAGGAAGGTGGGCTGTCTGATGCTAATGAACGGTGGTGATGACACTGAACTGAGCGGTGGGCCCGGGGCCATACTTGGGAACTATCAACAGCAAGGATTTGAGGTCGTGTATGACTTGGAAAACCAGCGCGTGGGTTTTGCTAAGAGGCAATGCGCGTCGCTTTGGGATAGTCTCAACCGTGACAAAAACTAG